Sequence from the Primulina huaijiensis isolate GDHJ02 chromosome 16, ASM1229523v2, whole genome shotgun sequence genome:
TTGATCACTTTCATAGCTATCCCTGTCCATAGAGTATCACCAAGTGAAGAATGTTgaacaagaaaaaataaagcTATATAAATTAAGGATAAAAAGTGTATAATAACTAAATAGATATATTTAAGCAACCTGAGGTAGTCAATGGTACATTTCTGTCACCAATTCTCCCGTCGACctgaaaatggaaaataatCAAAGCGAGTAGGCAAAAAGAGCCTGAAAAAGGGCAATAGTGGTTTACGAAATCGGTAAACTAGATTACATCACTGAAACAAAAGCTTGCGCTTTGTCTGTTTGACAGCAGTAGCTTGAATTCGTAAAATATGAAGAAATATAAACGGAACAGTGATCTGTAATATTGTAAATcagttcatatttttattaaatttagcaATACCGGTGAGAGGGAAATTTCGAAGAGCTCACACTTTGCCTGCTCAAGAGGCAAATGTGATGGTAACAGTAGGCAGAAAGAGCCTGAAAAGAAGCAATAGTGGTTTACAGAATTGGTAAACTAGATTACATCACTGAAACAAAAGCTTGCCCTTTGTCTGTTTGACAGCAGTAGCTTGAATtagtaaaatatgaaaaaaaatatatacggTACAGTGATCTGTAATATTGTAAATcagttcatatttttattaaatttggcAGTACTGGAGAATGGGAAATTTTGAAGAGCTCACACTTTGCCTGCTCAAGAGGCAAATGTGATGGTAACAGTAGGCAGAAAGAGCCTGAAAAGAAGCAATAGTGGTTTACAGAATTGGTAAACTAGATTACATCACTGAAACAAAAGCTTGCCCTTTGTCTGTTTGACAGCAGTAGCttgaaatcataaaatatgaagAAATATATACGGAACAGTTATCTGCAATATTGTAAATCAgttcatatttttataaaatttgacaGTACCGGCGAGAGGGAAATTTTGAAGAGCTCACACTTTGCGTGGTCAAGAGACAAATGTGATGGTAACagaaatcataattaaaataacagTTAATATACTGCAAACTATGACAATGAAcacattttatatattttaagaacATATTGTTCGATAAAACTGCATCTTGATTCATCAACTTCTGATGATTGAAAAGTTGAACCAGTTTTGAATCTAATTATGAGTTACAAGGTAGACTAGGCTAACATAGTGCGTTAGCTTCAGCAAAATAGCATGGTAGGACTTATGATTACACAATTGCTAATGATCGGTTGTGGAAAAAATTGGCAAATTATTTACCAAATAAGCTTCATCACTATTGATCTTCATTTTCTTAAGCTGCTCTGCTCGAGGAAATGCTTGGTTTGGTCTCTTGCTGCAAGTTATATTTACTGGCTCTACAAGACTTTTAAACCTacataaaatatgaaattatttcataaagAATTTGTTTGGAGTCCAACAGGCCCAGAGGAAATCTTACAGAGCTCCCTACTTGATTTTTGTGAATGGCGATGCCTGCCTCAACAGAAAAGAAGTGCTGAGATAATCCTCTATACCAGGTTTTACTGTTAAAATCTGtagaattaaataaacatatttgaattgttgagaTGACTTAAAGAACATAACACTTGATCTGTAAACTCACCAACATCATCCTCTTCTTGCCTTCCAGATACTCTCTCAAATACCTTGTTAACTGATCACAGATAAACCAGATTCAGAATACCATGTAAAATCAAGATGGAAAATTTAGGAACCTAATTGTTTCAAAATATCCGATCAACTTTAAAAACTTAGATTACCAAGGAGTATTGGTAGTGCTTTTGCAGTGGCTTAGTTTGGTTTTTCTGGTGCTCCAACAATGACtgaaaacaaaaaatgtaaCTAAAGGACAACATACAGCAGATTCCATTTCCAAAAATAAGGACATGGCTTCAACTACATGTTTGTTCATAAGTCTGACGCAAGAAATCAAGAGGGCAAAATAACCTGACAGTTATGGGTGTCTTACCCTCAAGCACTGACCAAACACCATTGAGGTATTGTTGATGAAATTGCTCTCTAGCAATCTGGTACCCTGTAAAACATCAACATTGTGCAAGAGGATGTGTTATTTGACCAGAACAACATTTAATCAAATATGTTTTGAAGATTAATAATTTCTTTGCAAATGACTACTACTTCTATCCATGTAATTTCAAGAAATATGTCTTCATTTTATAAAATCTGTGGAAGAAAGAAAAGCGGTTGTCAGAATGCTCTGTGGATATACTGGGGCGAATCTATGCAGTCACAGTGAGAAAGATCTGAGCATGTAAGAAAAAAGAACATAGATCAAAGAGGactcaaacaaattaaaattgtCAAGAGTAAAACTTTATCTTACACCAATAGGCAATAATACTGATTAAGAAAAAGTAACAGCCACAAAATCTTTACAAATCTAagctattatttttaaaacacgttagagaaaaaaacaaattaaaataaaaaaaatactatacaaatttgaaataaaagctTCTAGAGAAATGGTTTGCACTTAATAAAATTGCAACGGAATTTTGCAAACAGAAGCCTGCGTAATTCAATTAATACACACATCAACGGTTGGTTGCAGATGAAAATTGACACATCTAGGAATAGATGGCTGTcagtttaactttaaaataacgaaggaggttaatatttttgaaaatgtagGTACAAGTATTACTGATGTCATCCAGCTACAGAATTTTTGGTTCCTGCAAATATCATTCACTTGCGTCAACATACTTTAACTTTTTTACCTGATTACCAGTCTTCTTTTCCTTCTCAGCTCCAGCAAGGTCCACAATTGATAACACAGCAGTACTTGATTTGCTATCAATGTCCTCATTAGTTTTATTGGAACCACATTGGATGTTAATTATGCATTGCGAACGACTGCATTAATTAGTCAAAAATGTAAATTGGAACGGTCAAAGGGGGATAAAAGCCGATCCGTATCAAACTGATGATACAAACATACAATATACTATGAGGAGCAAGCAAAATACAGTTGAAAGAAGTTGGCAAAAGCAAATTAGCACCAAGCTGGTGCACATTACATACATCGCTACTCCTAGAAGCAATACTGAAATTCATCTACGAAgacattattaaataataaagacaATGATGAAATTGTAGAAAAGAAAATCTAGGAGTCATCAATTCCTATGGCCTAAATCAGTTCCCCAACAGCCATAGCATCTGATGTCCATCTCGCAAACAGTGTAGTGAGGAATAAACTGATTGATTGTTAACCAAAATGTAATTTTGCAAATTAGATTAGTTGATGAATCATAAATCAATGATAAACCTACACCTCCAAAAATCACCCAAATTGGATGAGCACTACCCAACTGAAATTGACATAAAAATTCacaatgaaaagaaaaaataaccAATTATTTAGATGAATTTGACCTGATAAGCACCTAAGAACATAGTGAATAAGCACGTAAGGCAATCAAATATACCTATCGCGGTGTAACGCAAAGCATAGTTCATCAGCGGCATTATTGTTTCATGTGACCAGAAAATATAGAAGTTTGAAAACAGTTAGAAATAATAGGTCAGGAACCTcgattgaatatttgaattggTCATTGCCGTTGAACGTTTTAGCATTCCTTGTGCAATTAGTAACTCAGCTTGCTgagcatcaaaaacaaccacctAAATGACCAAAAATGATTACTTATAGTTATGGCTCCTTGATCCAGTTAAAAAAAAGTGCAATCATGTATGAATAGTTATGAGCATTTAATGGTCAAAAATAGAGTCCAAATTGAGCTACCTCTTGGAGGCCCCTGACAATTGACTGTTGCATGCATATTTCACCGCCATCATGCAATAAATCAACCATTCTCTCAGCCTTTCCTTTTTCCGAGCAGATTTCAAACATTGAAAGATGGAAAATCCTACCACCCACATAACGTCATACATATTAATAACTTTGTCGactatgatgttttaaaatttaaagtgaGTGAGTACACAAACAAAAGCAGGGAATTGAGGTCAGGCAAACGGTTTCTTTcgttatttaaaacattacctAGATGATTGAATCCCATCGCTTTCACTTTTGCAAAAAATTCTTCGAATAGCAAGAGGCACCATACCAGGCTCCCTCGCACACCCAAAAACCGTGTGAGTCTTCCCAGAGCCGGTAGGCCCCATGGCCACAAGCAATCCGCTTTTCCCATTAAGAAAGTCTTCAACTAACGGGTTCACCATTTTCTCATACACATCAGTCTACAAAGcaagataaaaaataaaaaaataaaaaaaaagtcagtACTAGCACAAATTTAACAAGCACCGTAATAAGTACTTAATAACCTGAGACGTTTCAGAAGAGAAGACGTGAGAAAATCCTTCATAGGCCTCTGATTTGATTCTCTTAGTTTCTTGCAACGCTTGAGGAGTTGAAACAGTGACGGAACGCAAATCATCGTTTATTTGTACACATATTTCAGTGTTCTTCTTTAATTTCGGTCTTGAACTAATAGTTACCTTCGGATTTTTTGGCCAGGCATTCTTCAACTCCGTCCTACTTTTGGGGTGGACACCATGCCTCTGGATATCCACGGCTCGGATTCTTAAGTAGACCTTAAGGTTTTCGGATAGAATTTTAGGCGAACGAAGGTTTTCATGATTATCAGTATTCTCAGGAATTCCAATTGACTCATCGGAGAGAATGTCTCCAAGAGGACATGAGGGGACGTCTGTTGGAGGAGCTGGTGAAGTGAAAAGTTCACGGAGGGGCACGGCGGAAGGAGTGGCGCGTGCTTTTCGAGGTGGATTGCGTCGGATAGTGACGGTGGGGGGACACGGCGGAGGTGATTTCATCTCCATTTTCCTACTGCTCGACAAGCGGCGATGGTACTTGcttgatttgaattgaataTTCTTCAGATGGGGATTTAAACTGATAAAGAGCGGGATGAATAaacgggtcgggtcgggtcgggtcgggcGTTTGCTTTTTGTTGATGCGCTTTCAAGTTTCCATAAAGTCGTGTCACGCTTCAGCTAACTTTTTTCAAAGATTTGTTTACgttatattctttatttttttttattcaaatataaaaaaaaaacatataattataaaaaaaaattacctaaaactcatttttatataaaagaaACCCGAAATTTTATCTAAAAAACAAAGTGCTAAATTCCATGAAAAGGCGATAAGCCTAAAATCTTCGTCCGAAACGGTCATAACATAATTAATGTAACAATAAGTATATTATtacataatttttaattagAAAACTTTTATTCTTACATTAAACTTtatagaaattattattattcagtttatcattatttaatataatatttttttcgttTTAAAAGATAAGATTTATAAGATGATTATacaatatatgtgtgtgtgcaaGGATTTGttcattaataattttaaaaaaaaatgatatttgacaatatatgtataaaaattatatttttatcttaaatatgtATAAATTGCATCATTttcttgttgtttatagttaagtaatacttttaaaattaattatatatatgattgtCTGAAAATACTTTGcctaataataaataatatgaaatttattCAGAATTCCAAAGGGCTGATCGCTCTCAAGTGTATCATATAATACGAGCAGTACACAATTGTGGAAAAATCAATCCCTAAAAGCTAGCTAGCTAATAGCCAACTCGTAATTGGACAATGTCAATATTCACAAAAACATTTATTGAAAAAAACCAATGTCTTAACTGTAGAAATACCCAGTTCAAGATGCAGTTCTCCATTGCATTTCAATCTGGATCCTGCCATTTTTCGAGTTGATGAGGTGGTACCTCTCGTTGATTCGTTTGTTGTTGACAACATCAGACAAGTATATATCCACATAGCCCAACGTTTCCTACGAGGAAACAAGTTTCTATGTTGATCAGAGGAAGATGAATCTTGTATAAACAATGTCTAAAGTTTTGTCACTGCACGCTCAATTACCTTAGGTTGTAGCAGAGCCATTCTTTTCGACGTACTGACAACTTCAACATGAATCCTGTCATTTGTGGGAGGCTCATCCAGCATGAACTGAAACTCCTCTTCCCATCTTGGATCTCTGTTCTTCTTCACAACCTGCCAAATTTGTAccatttaaaagaaatttaatcATTCATGACAAgtttttgcatcaaattcttgaaTTATACACAGATTCGTCACACTGTTTTACCTTAGTTTTTCTCTCCTCCCCTCTAAATAGTAGACGTACTGATGGATTTGTATGGTTTTTCCCTTCCAAATCTTGAGCTTCATGGACTATAATAATGAGCAGACCGCCACCTTCAGGGGTTCCTTCAGGAGCCTTTTGTACTGAATCTGAATCCGCGAGATTGGTTGGCAACTCTAAATCCTTCAAGGGTTTGTAATTGACTTCAATAACAAGTTGTCCTCTCGACTTCTCATTCTGTACATCGTCCGGATTCAGGTTTTTGAGAAGATCGAGAGTCATAGTCTTTGGCTCCTCGGGTGTGAGCTCTTTCAATGGTATTAAATTCAATCCCATCTTCTCATGCGAACCAACCTAAACAAAGAAATTAACAGGGACAAAATAAGGGGAAGGAAATTGTAGCACAGAGTGCCTCCCACTATACCTATTAAAGTTGTTAGTAATGGTCCAATTCATATCTTTTAACCGAAACACCACATTTTGATTGTTGTCTAACATAGGCAGGCAACCATACAGTACATTAGAGATGACTTTGAATCCCAATGCAACAAGGAGGCCAACACATCATGGTCCGGTTCATGATTGCATAGCAAAAGACATAGACGTACCTGTTCCCAGTCATAGACAGTAAGCTCTAAAACTTGAGATTCAGGATCCTTAACAACAAAAGTGAATTGCTCATTCCATTCAGGGTTCAGGTTCTTATGTTTTACTGTTGTTTTCTTGGACGGAAGTTTCTCTTCAGTAAGATTTATCTTCACATAAGGGTCAGATGCCCCTAAGAGATCCTTCTTCTTAAGCTTTAGGGCTCTGACAACTTTCACATCAAGAATCCCAACTGGTTTCTTCATTGCTCTGTCAATGGCCAAAAAACAATACATATCAGTAATTGAAGAACTTATTATAGTTGGAGAATGTTTAACAATACAAAGATTTAAACATACTTTGAGGGATCCATTATCTGAACTTCGAGTCTTTTAGGCCATAAATACATATTTGCAACCTGATCTTTGATAAGatcctgaaataaaaacatgaaattttgcAAGGGGGTGTACCATATCAACTTCAAATACCAACAACATTTCATGGTAAAAAGTACGAATGAATTTTTTGGTGGTTATGAAAGGACATTCATTCTGTATTACTTGTACAAATCTGTATGCCCCAGGGATGGACATAGCATCAGCACCTAGCAGCTTTACTCCAAAATCAACATGAGGCTACAAAGAAAATTTAAAGGAAGAAGATCATCAGGTCTGCAATTCAATGGTTACCTAAATCCTGAACATATTTAACTTCTTCCATGTATGATTGTTGATTTCCCACTGAAATATCACAATTTGCATAAAATTTGCAATGCAAAAAGTACATGTATTGCTTTGTACAGGCCTCTCAGCAAATGCCATTTGAGTTTCATGTGAAATATTACAAATAGATTTTAATCCATTAACACACACCTTCTCCATTAGAGAAACATGTATATTTGCGAAACAAGGAAAGCTTGGAACCAGTGGCTTTAACGTGATTCGTGGAGAAGCAAATACTTGCAGGTCAAGCACCTgacattttccaaaaaaaaaatcagtcagGGCGTCATCACAAGTACATGATAATTATTAGATATAAAAAAGGGAGTCGGCTAATTCCGCGGCTTTGAAACCATGTAGTATCCTAAGTTTTTGAATGCTGTCAGTATTTTGTATCTGTATCGCCTCGTATCCGTGTGATATTTAATAGATAGAATACCTGGATAGTAGCTCTCAATCCAAATGCCTTAATAGCAACCAGGATGTTAGGGTTCGCAGCCCATTTCAAGCTTAGTTCCATCATCAATTCCTTTTCCTCGGTGTTATATACTTTCATTCCTGGCACGATATCATAGACCACATGTAGAAATCAAGAAGACATATACCAAAACGTAGCAACAAGTGGTTTTCTTTCTTGATGAACCCATAATTTCAACATGCAGAATTTACATCGATATGAATCAACTGTTCGAATCAGCTAGCAACCTTCACTATGGACATCGTTTGTTGCAATTAACACTGTAATCTCAAACAGAAAGAAGGTTATTTGAGATCAAGCAGCAAGTTGTATTACAAGATGCAATGAATAATAGAGATTCATTTGTTTGAATTGATCGGGAAACGATCTCCTTTTACGACAAATTGGTTCTGTTCAAGATTGTCAGCAAAAAGTGAAGGTTTTTCTAGGAGACACAAACAAGTGACAACCATGACATGATATATACTAGTGATATTTATAGTCCACTGTGCATTTTGTCTGCAAATTATATCTGGATGTAGAAGAATGTATCAGTGATGAGACCTTGAAAAGTAGGCGGAAGGCATCCCAAAGTTAGTGCTTCAAAATCCACCGAATCAATTTTGTATTTTGGAATTTGCTCAGCTATCATGGGCTCAACTATTTTCTTCGCCATCTTGCAGATTGCCTGAGGACCTTAGAATGTTAAAGTTTCGTCACAATGACCAATGTCTCCAAACAACAGAAAAACCGAAAATTCATGTAATCACaaaattaatgtaaaataagaCTACTTTCTTTTATCACACTCCAAAATTTCCATAACAAATTCATAACCATACCTTATCCAAACAAGGCCACATATATCCTATGAATTTGTTCAGCCAATCGACCTGCACAAGATACGTTTCAGACTATGAACTAAGACAAAAATTGAGGATGCATGTGAAGTAACACTATTCTTGCAGATTCTTTCATAGAGCACAGTAAACTGGAACTTACTCTATCGTAATCAGGATTTTTTATCCAAAGAGGTATTTCTGGGAGCAGCTTTTGAAGACTTTTAGAATCTTTTTCTACCAATGGACGAATTTGGGGATCCTGTTGAGTGTAAATTCCAAATAAGTTACAACGTCGTCAAAACTAGTCACATAGGCAATCCTCCGaagttaaaagatttaatttttactcgaaattttttcttatattgTAAAAGTTTCACCACCAACGATGCAAAATACAGCAATGTGTACGAAAAAAGGCATCCAGACTACGGAAGAAAGGTAACAAAGATTAATccaaacaagaacaaaaaacaAGCAGCAAAcgtaagtaaaaataaaattcaagataAAACATTTTACTCCAGACTTCAAATGGGAGTATTGATTTCAGAATAAGcgtaaaaaaaaactaaccttGACATCACTCGGTTGATAGTATATGAACAAAAAGTATCCCACCACAAGCCCAACTGTGATCCCAAAACCAAATCCGAAAACACCCATTATCGTGCTAATAACACCCATATcaaatcttgttcccaaaaaGACCCGAAAAAATGGagaaaaacagaagaaaatCCAATAAATATACGAGAAAGGCCCTCGAGTTCTCTCTCAAGAAACGACAATTCAAATCTTGATGAAGAAACAGGtctaaattcaagaaaacttgACAAAACTATCAAGCATGAAACACATTATTAGACCCAAAAGATTAGACAAACAAAAGGACAATACAGAAAGTGAAAGAATCTACAATTTTCTTTTCTGTTTTCGGGTGATGCGAGGAGTCAAGAGAGCAATAAAAGAAACATAATTTCTTGACCAATCTTTGCATTTAACGCCCCATTTGGATCCACATGTAACGGCCTCTTCTTACTATTCATGCCCGTAGGCGTAGAGTGGGGGCCTCCTAAGCATGTCGGTAACTCTGGTGCATGGTTAGTGTagtaatttaaagatttttccTGGGAAACCAGAAAATCAGTCCCATTGATCTTGTTCTTAAGGTTTGCAGAATCGACGTATGCACTTCCGGATCCAAC
This genomic interval carries:
- the LOC140961159 gene encoding kinesin-like protein KIN-6, with protein sequence MEMKSPPPCPPTVTIRRNPPRKARATPSAVPLRELFTSPAPPTDVPSCPLGDILSDESIGIPENTDNHENLRSPKILSENLKVYLRIRAVDIQRHGVHPKSRTELKNAWPKNPKVTISSRPKLKKNTEICVQINDDLRSVTVSTPQALQETKRIKSEAYEGFSHVFSSETSQTDVYEKMVNPLVEDFLNGKSGLLVAMGPTGSGKTHTVFGCAREPGMVPLAIRRIFCKSESDGIQSSRIFHLSMFEICSEKGKAERMVDLLHDGGEICMQQSIVRGLQEVVVFDAQQAELLIAQGMLKRSTAMTNSNIQSSRSQCIINIQCGSNKTNEDIDSKSSTAVLSIVDLAGAEKEKKTGNQGTRLLESNFINNTSMVFGQCLRSLLEHQKNQTKPLQKHYQYSLLTRYLREYLEGKKRMMLILTVKPGIEDYLSTSFLLRQASPFTKIKFKSLVEPVNITCSKRPNQAFPRAEQLKKMKINSDEAYLVDGRIGDRNVPLTTSGIAMKVIKDGLNKKIEEIDDACLTEIEVLDDGLVSKEVSGKSSSERDCVIHNNDKDRKYQILQGFSKALWNVLKHYKEKLEGIENENCHLRDCLTKEQTRNLGLQNELTHERMRLSHLENELKQLKSHYMCHKQTCTGREFPVPLNYAFSSPSKCETASSNEVRDSSVTFASSGEVEEHPSQQLEVPSKSINDAEDAVDLKDTGMVDVYSITENPPVSTDNAEDDFKAIGTLDMFSTSETHYTSHAQDAAGFKDTSTADLYSGPKDFSVTVVDVEDGMINTGTSDICCTSETTSLLESVCLHLSHECEQADENFVGDANNSKPESDCVLNGSCLDASLKFESKKTPQDYENLRYANRDQTQLESGETAFSNAEPPKNDGNCFVAEDAQFNNEKSKLNPSITVLPKCDNLRLSEKPKRRLLPSSSVLLKDISILEVNDEEDEPKVARGAKRALMDDKSRTQGSISLLHLLTTNLDR
- the LOC140961876 gene encoding synaptotagmin-2-like isoform X1, which translates into the protein MGVISTIMGVFGFGFGITVGLVVGYFLFIYYQPSDVKDPQIRPLVEKDSKSLQKLLPEIPLWIKNPDYDRVDWLNKFIGYMWPCLDKAICKMAKKIVEPMIAEQIPKYKIDSVDFEALTLGCLPPTFQGMKVYNTEEKELMMELSLKWAANPNILVAIKAFGLRATIQVLDLQVFASPRITLKPLVPSFPCFANIHVSLMEKPHVDFGVKLLGADAMSIPGAYRFVQDLIKDQVANMYLWPKRLEVQIMDPSKAMKKPVGILDVKVVRALKLKKKDLLGASDPYVKINLTEEKLPSKKTTVKHKNLNPEWNEQFTFVVKDPESQVLELTVYDWEQVGSHEKMGLNLIPLKELTPEEPKTMTLDLLKNLNPDDVQNEKSRGQLVIEVNYKPLKDLELPTNLADSDSVQKAPEGTPEGGGLLIIIVHEAQDLEGKNHTNPSVRLLFRGEERKTKVVKKNRDPRWEEEFQFMLDEPPTNDRIHVEVVSTSKRMALLQPKETLGYVDIYLSDVVNNKRINERYHLINSKNGRIQIEMQWRTAS
- the LOC140961876 gene encoding synaptotagmin-2-like isoform X2, which translates into the protein MQRLVKKLCFFYCSLDSSHHPKTEKKIDPQIRPLVEKDSKSLQKLLPEIPLWIKNPDYDRVDWLNKFIGYMWPCLDKAICKMAKKIVEPMIAEQIPKYKIDSVDFEALTLGCLPPTFQGMKVYNTEEKELMMELSLKWAANPNILVAIKAFGLRATIQVLDLQVFASPRITLKPLVPSFPCFANIHVSLMEKPHVDFGVKLLGADAMSIPGAYRFVQDLIKDQVANMYLWPKRLEVQIMDPSKAMKKPVGILDVKVVRALKLKKKDLLGASDPYVKINLTEEKLPSKKTTVKHKNLNPEWNEQFTFVVKDPESQVLELTVYDWEQVGSHEKMGLNLIPLKELTPEEPKTMTLDLLKNLNPDDVQNEKSRGQLVIEVNYKPLKDLELPTNLADSDSVQKAPEGTPEGGGLLIIIVHEAQDLEGKNHTNPSVRLLFRGEERKTKVVKKNRDPRWEEEFQFMLDEPPTNDRIHVEVVSTSKRMALLQPKETLGYVDIYLSDVVNNKRINERYHLINSKNGRIQIEMQWRTAS
- the LOC140961876 gene encoding synaptotagmin-2-like isoform X3, with protein sequence MAKKIVEPMIAEQIPKYKIDSVDFEALTLGCLPPTFQGMKVYNTEEKELMMELSLKWAANPNILVAIKAFGLRATIQVLDLQVFASPRITLKPLVPSFPCFANIHVSLMEKPHVDFGVKLLGADAMSIPGAYRFVQDLIKDQVANMYLWPKRLEVQIMDPSKAMKKPVGILDVKVVRALKLKKKDLLGASDPYVKINLTEEKLPSKKTTVKHKNLNPEWNEQFTFVVKDPESQVLELTVYDWEQVGSHEKMGLNLIPLKELTPEEPKTMTLDLLKNLNPDDVQNEKSRGQLVIEVNYKPLKDLELPTNLADSDSVQKAPEGTPEGGGLLIIIVHEAQDLEGKNHTNPSVRLLFRGEERKTKVVKKNRDPRWEEEFQFMLDEPPTNDRIHVEVVSTSKRMALLQPKETLGYVDIYLSDVVNNKRINERYHLINSKNGRIQIEMQWRTAS